A single genomic interval of Lathyrus oleraceus cultivar Zhongwan6 chromosome 7, CAAS_Psat_ZW6_1.0, whole genome shotgun sequence harbors:
- the LOC127105996 gene encoding uncharacterized protein LOC127105996 isoform X23 produces the protein MVKSHSNKLKMAPTLALQFLSLALFFFTNGQGIRDIKTDLQDHNYKTIGEVKQSNPNYKTIDEAKQSSYNYKIIDEVKQPNYKIANEVKKLNYNYKTADEAKQPSYIYKIADEAKQPSYIYKIADEAKQSNYVYNTVDEDKHPSYIYKTADEAKQPSYIYKTADEAKQPSYIYKTSDEAKQPSYTYKTADEAKQPSYIYKTADEAKQPTYIYKTADEAKQPSYIYKTANEIEQPSYTYKTIDEPKQPSYTYKTADEAKQPGYIYKTADEAKQPSYIYKTSDEAKQPSYTYKTVDEAKQPSYIYKTADEAKQPSYIYKTADEAKQPSYIYKTANEIEQPSYTYKTIDEPKKPSYTYKTADEAKQPSYIYKTADEAKQPSYIYKTADEAKQPSYIYKTANEIEQPSYTYKTIDEPKQPSYIYKTADEAKQPSYIYKTADEAKQPNYIYKTANETEQPSYTYNTIDEAKQPSYIYKTADEVKQPSYIYKTTDKTKQPNYIYKTTDETKQLNYNYKTVDETKQSNYNHKTVDEAKQPSYIYKTVGEAKQSNYYYKTTDEAKQPNYIYKTVDDAKQPNYIYKTVDQSKQPIYIYKTSYEAKQPSYIYKTTDEDKQPSYIYKITDKAKQPSYIYKTNDEAKHPSYIYKTYKTTSEAKHPSYNYKSINEAKHPNYHYKTTSEAKQPSYNYKTTNEAKQPSYNYKTTDEAKQLSYNYKTTDEAKQPSYNYKTIDDAKQPNYNYKTTDEVKQPNYNYETTDEVKHPSYNYKTTDETKHPNYNYKTIDEVKQLNYIYKTTDEAKQTNYNYKTTDEGKQLNYHYKANTYDPKDPFSSNSKDPTSINFDHAEAFKIGFFNLDDLYVGNVMTLQFQVQEVPDFLPREEADSIPLSISQLPNVLQLLSLREDSPQAKSMRETLEQCEAEAIAGETKICANSVESMYEFVDTIIGSKTKHTVLTTNNPSPSAIPLQKYTILKISRDIDAPKWVSCHPQSYPYAIYYCHYIATRTRVFKVSLVGDENGDKMEALGMCHLDTSDWNPNYMVFKKLGVKPGKNTPVCHFFPINHLLWLPLESTKATM, from the exons AATGGACAAGGTATCAGAGACATAAAGACAGATCTGCAAGATCATAATTATAAGACTATCGGTGAAGTCAAACAGTCCAATCCTAATTATAAGACTATCGATGAAGCCAAACAGTCCAGTTACAACTACAAGATTATCGATGAAGTCAAACAACCCAACTACAAGATTGCCAATGAAGTCAAAAAACTCAATTACAACTACAAGACCGCCGATGAAGCCAAACAGCCCAGTTACATCTACAAGATCGCCGATGAAGCCAAACAGCCCAGTTACATCTACAAGATCGCCGATGAGGCCAAACAGTCCAATTACGTCTACAACACCGTTGATGAGGACAAACACCCCAGCTACATATACAAGACCGCCGATGAAGCCAAACAACCCAGTTACATCTACAAGACCGCCGATGAGGCCAAACAACCCAGTTACATCTACAAGACTTCTGATGAGGCCAAACAACCCAGTTACACCTACAAGACCGCCGATGAGGCCAAACAACCTAGTTACATCTACAAGACTGCCGATGAGGCCAAACAACCCACTTACATCTACAAGACCGCCGATGAGGCCAAACAACCCAGTTACATCTACAAGACCGCTAACGAGATAGAACAACCAAGTTACACCTACAAGACCATCGATGAGCCCAAACAACCCAGTTACACCTACAAGACCGCCGATGAGGCCAAACAACCCGGTTACATCTACAAGACCGCCGATGAGGCCAAACAACCCAGTTACATCTACAAGACTTCTGATGAGGCCAAACAACCCAGTTACACCTACAAGACCGTCGATGAGGCCAAACAACCTAGTTACATCTACAAGACTGCCGATGAGGCCAAACAACCCAGTTACATCTACAAGACCGCCGATGAGGCCAAACAACCCAGTTACATCTACAAGACCGCTAACGAGATAGAACAACCAAGTTACACCTACAAGACCATCGATGAGCCCAAAAAACCCAGTTACACCTACAAGACCGCCGATGAGGCCAAACAACCCAGTTACAT CTACAAGACCGCCGATGAGGCCAAACAAC CCAGTTACATCTACAAGACCGCCGATGAGGCCAAACAACCCAGTTACATCTACAAGACCGCTAACGAGATAGAACAACCAAGTTACACCTACAAGACCATCGATGAGCCCAAACAACCCAGTTACATCTACAAGACCGCTGATGAGGCCAAACAACCCAGTTACATCTACAAGACCGCCGATGAGGCCAAACAACCCAATTACATCTACAAGACCGCCAACGAGACAGAACAACCAAGTTACACCTACAACACCATCGATGAGGCTAAACAACCCAGTTACATATACAAGACTGCTGATGAGGTCAAACAACCCAGTTACATCTATAAGACCACTGATAAGACCAAACAACCCAATTACATCTACAAGACCACCGATGAAACCAAACAACTCAATTACAACTACAAGACTGTCGATGAAACCAAACAGTCCAATTACAACCATAAGACTGTCGATGAGGCCAAACAACCCAGTTACATCTACAAGACCGTCGGTGAAGCCAAACAGTCAAATTACTACTATAAGACTACCGATGAAGCCAAACAGCCTAATTACATCTACAAGACCGTCGATGACGCCAAACAACCCAATTACATCTACAAAACCGTCGATCAGTCCAAACAACCCATTTACATCTACAAGACCTCATATGAGGCCAAACAGCCTAGTTACATCTACAAGACCACTGATGAGGACAAACAACCCAGTTACATCTATAAGATCACCGATAAGGCCAAACAACCCAGTTACATCTACAAGACCAACGATGAGGCCAAACATCCCAGTTACATTTACAAGACCTATAAGACCACCAGTGAAGCCAAACACCCCAGCTACAACTACAAGAGCATCAACGAAGCCAAACACCCCAACTACCACTACAAGACCACCAGTGAAGCCAAACAACCCAGCTACAACTACAAGACCACCAATGAAGCCAAACAACCCAGCTACAACTACAAGACCACCGATGAAGCCAAACAACTCAGCTACAACTACAAGACCACCGATGAAGCCAAACAACCCAGCTACAACTACAAGACCATTGATGATGCCAAACAACCAAACTACAACTACAAGACCACCGATGAAGTCAAACAACCCAACTACAACTACGAGACCACCGATGAAGTCAAACATCCCAGTTACAACTACAAGACCACCGATGAAACCAAACACCCCAATTACAACTACAAGACCATCGATGAAGTCAAGCAGCTCAATTACATCTACAAGACTACCGATGAAGCCAAACAAACCAATTATAATTATAAGACTACTGATGAAGGCAAACAACTTAATTATCATTACAAGGCTAATACCTATGATCCAAAAGACCCTTTTTCTTCCAACTCAAAAGATCCTACTTCAATTAACTTTGATCATGCAGAAGCTTTTAAGATAGGATTTTTCAATTTGGATGATCTTTATGTTGGAAATGTGATGACCCTCCAATTTCAAGTCCAAGAGGTTCCTGATTTCCTTCCAAGAGAAGAGGCTGACTCAATTCCTCTCTCAATTTCACAACTCCCAAATGTTCTCCAACTCTTATCACTCCGTGAAGATTCTCCTCAAGCAAAATCAATGAGAGAAACACTTGAGCAATGTGAAGCAGAAGCAATAGCAGGGGAGACTAAGATATGCGCCAACTCTGTAGAGTCCATGTATGAATTTGTTGACACAATAATTGGTTCAAAAACCAAACATACTGTTCTTACTACCAATAACCCATCCCCCTCAGCCATCCCTCTTCAGAAATACACCATTTTAAAAATATCACGTGACATTGATGCTCCTAAATGGGTATCTTGCCATCCCCAATCATATCCATATGCCATTTACTATTGCCACTACATAGCTACAAGAACTAGAGTGTTCAAGGTCTCACTGGTTGGTGATGAGAATGGAGATAAAATGGAAGCTTTGGGCATGTGCCATTTGGATACATCTGATTGGAACCCAAATTATATGGTATTCAAGAAATTAGGAGTCAAGCCAGGAAAGAATACACCAGTGTGTCACTTCTTTCCTATAAATCATCTTTTGTGGCTTCCGTTGGAGTCTACAAAAGCCACCATGTGA
- the LOC127105996 gene encoding uncharacterized protein LOC127105996 isoform X11: MVKSHSNKLKMAPTLALQFLSLALFFFTNGQGIRDIKTDLQDHNYKTIGEVKQSNPNYKTIDEAKQSSYNYKIIDEVKQPNYKIANEVKKLNYNYKTADEAKQPSYIYKIADEAKQPSYIYKIADEAKQSNYVYNTVDEDKHPSYIYKTADEAKQPSYIYKTADEAKQPSYIYKTSDEAKQPSYTYKTADEAKQPSYIYKTADEAKQPTYIYKTADEAKQPSYIYKTANEIEQPSYTYKTIDEPKQPSYTYKTADEAKQPGYIYKTADEAKQPSYIYKTSDEAKQPSYTYKTVDEAKQPSYIYKTADEAKQPSYIYKTADEAKQPSYIYKTANEIEQPSYTYKTIDEPKKPSYTYKTADEAKQPSYIYKTADKAKQPSYIYKTSDEAKQPSYTYKTADEAKQPSYIYKTADEAKQPSYIYKTANEIEQPSYTYKTIDEPKQPSYIYKTADEAKQPSYIYKTADEAKQPNYIYKTANETEQPSYTYNTIDEAKQPSYIYKTADEVKQPSYIYKTTDKTKQPNYIYKTTDETKQLNYNYKTVDETKQSNYNHKTVDEAKQPSYIYKTVGEAKQSNYYYKTTDEAKQPNYIYKTVDDAKQPNYIYKTVDQSKQPIYIYKTSYEAKQPSYIYKTTDEDKQPSYIYKITDKAKQPSYIYKTNDEAKHPSYIYKTYKTTSEAKHPSYNYKSINEAKHPNYHYKTTSEAKQPSYNYKTTNEAKQPSYNYKTTDEAKQLSYNYKTTDEAKQPSYNYKTIDDAKQPNYNYKTTDEVKQPNYNYETTDEVKHPSYNYKTTDETKHPNYNYKTIDEVKQLNYIYKTTDEAKQTNYNYKTTDEGKQLNYHYKANTYDPKDPFSSNSKDPTSINFDHAEAFKIGFFNLDDLYVGNVMTLQFQVQEVPDFLPREEADSIPLSISQLPNVLQLLSLREDSPQAKSMRETLEQCEAEAIAGETKICANSVESMYEFVDTIIGSKTKHTVLTTNNPSPSAIPLQKYTILKISRDIDAPKWVSCHPQSYPYAIYYCHYIATRTRVFKVSLVGDENGDKMEALGMCHLDTSDWNPNYMVFKKLGVKPGKNTPVCHFFPINHLLWLPLESTKATM, encoded by the exons AATGGACAAGGTATCAGAGACATAAAGACAGATCTGCAAGATCATAATTATAAGACTATCGGTGAAGTCAAACAGTCCAATCCTAATTATAAGACTATCGATGAAGCCAAACAGTCCAGTTACAACTACAAGATTATCGATGAAGTCAAACAACCCAACTACAAGATTGCCAATGAAGTCAAAAAACTCAATTACAACTACAAGACCGCCGATGAAGCCAAACAGCCCAGTTACATCTACAAGATCGCCGATGAAGCCAAACAGCCCAGTTACATCTACAAGATCGCCGATGAGGCCAAACAGTCCAATTACGTCTACAACACCGTTGATGAGGACAAACACCCCAGCTACATATACAAGACCGCCGATGAAGCCAAACAACCCAGTTACATCTACAAGACCGCCGATGAGGCCAAACAACCCAGTTACATCTACAAGACTTCTGATGAGGCCAAACAACCCAGTTACACCTACAAGACCGCCGATGAGGCCAAACAACCTAGTTACATCTACAAGACTGCCGATGAGGCCAAACAACCCACTTACATCTACAAGACCGCCGATGAGGCCAAACAACCCAGTTACATCTACAAGACCGCTAACGAGATAGAACAACCAAGTTACACCTACAAGACCATCGATGAGCCCAAACAACCCAGTTACACCTACAAGACCGCCGATGAGGCCAAACAACCCGGTTACATCTACAAGACCGCCGATGAGGCCAAACAACCCAGTTACATCTACAAGACTTCTGATGAGGCCAAACAACCCAGTTACACCTACAAGACCGTCGATGAGGCCAAACAACCTAGTTACATCTACAAGACTGCCGATGAGGCCAAACAACCCAGTTACATCTACAAGACCGCCGATGAGGCCAAACAACCCAGTTACATCTACAAGACCGCTAACGAGATAGAACAACCAAGTTACACCTACAAGACCATCGATGAGCCCAAAAAACCCAGTTACACCTACAAGACCGCCGATGAGGCCAAACAACCCAGTTACATCTACAAGACCGCCGATAAGGCCAAACAACCCAGTTACATCTACAAGACTTCTGATGAGGCCAAACAACCCAGTTACACCTACAAGACCGCCGATGAGGCCAAACAAC CCAGTTACATCTACAAGACCGCCGATGAGGCCAAACAACCCAGTTACATCTACAAGACCGCTAACGAGATAGAACAACCAAGTTACACCTACAAGACCATCGATGAGCCCAAACAACCCAGTTACATCTACAAGACCGCTGATGAGGCCAAACAACCCAGTTACATCTACAAGACCGCCGATGAGGCCAAACAACCCAATTACATCTACAAGACCGCCAACGAGACAGAACAACCAAGTTACACCTACAACACCATCGATGAGGCTAAACAACCCAGTTACATATACAAGACTGCTGATGAGGTCAAACAACCCAGTTACATCTATAAGACCACTGATAAGACCAAACAACCCAATTACATCTACAAGACCACCGATGAAACCAAACAACTCAATTACAACTACAAGACTGTCGATGAAACCAAACAGTCCAATTACAACCATAAGACTGTCGATGAGGCCAAACAACCCAGTTACATCTACAAGACCGTCGGTGAAGCCAAACAGTCAAATTACTACTATAAGACTACCGATGAAGCCAAACAGCCTAATTACATCTACAAGACCGTCGATGACGCCAAACAACCCAATTACATCTACAAAACCGTCGATCAGTCCAAACAACCCATTTACATCTACAAGACCTCATATGAGGCCAAACAGCCTAGTTACATCTACAAGACCACTGATGAGGACAAACAACCCAGTTACATCTATAAGATCACCGATAAGGCCAAACAACCCAGTTACATCTACAAGACCAACGATGAGGCCAAACATCCCAGTTACATTTACAAGACCTATAAGACCACCAGTGAAGCCAAACACCCCAGCTACAACTACAAGAGCATCAACGAAGCCAAACACCCCAACTACCACTACAAGACCACCAGTGAAGCCAAACAACCCAGCTACAACTACAAGACCACCAATGAAGCCAAACAACCCAGCTACAACTACAAGACCACCGATGAAGCCAAACAACTCAGCTACAACTACAAGACCACCGATGAAGCCAAACAACCCAGCTACAACTACAAGACCATTGATGATGCCAAACAACCAAACTACAACTACAAGACCACCGATGAAGTCAAACAACCCAACTACAACTACGAGACCACCGATGAAGTCAAACATCCCAGTTACAACTACAAGACCACCGATGAAACCAAACACCCCAATTACAACTACAAGACCATCGATGAAGTCAAGCAGCTCAATTACATCTACAAGACTACCGATGAAGCCAAACAAACCAATTATAATTATAAGACTACTGATGAAGGCAAACAACTTAATTATCATTACAAGGCTAATACCTATGATCCAAAAGACCCTTTTTCTTCCAACTCAAAAGATCCTACTTCAATTAACTTTGATCATGCAGAAGCTTTTAAGATAGGATTTTTCAATTTGGATGATCTTTATGTTGGAAATGTGATGACCCTCCAATTTCAAGTCCAAGAGGTTCCTGATTTCCTTCCAAGAGAAGAGGCTGACTCAATTCCTCTCTCAATTTCACAACTCCCAAATGTTCTCCAACTCTTATCACTCCGTGAAGATTCTCCTCAAGCAAAATCAATGAGAGAAACACTTGAGCAATGTGAAGCAGAAGCAATAGCAGGGGAGACTAAGATATGCGCCAACTCTGTAGAGTCCATGTATGAATTTGTTGACACAATAATTGGTTCAAAAACCAAACATACTGTTCTTACTACCAATAACCCATCCCCCTCAGCCATCCCTCTTCAGAAATACACCATTTTAAAAATATCACGTGACATTGATGCTCCTAAATGGGTATCTTGCCATCCCCAATCATATCCATATGCCATTTACTATTGCCACTACATAGCTACAAGAACTAGAGTGTTCAAGGTCTCACTGGTTGGTGATGAGAATGGAGATAAAATGGAAGCTTTGGGCATGTGCCATTTGGATACATCTGATTGGAACCCAAATTATATGGTATTCAAGAAATTAGGAGTCAAGCCAGGAAAGAATACACCAGTGTGTCACTTCTTTCCTATAAATCATCTTTTGTGGCTTCCGTTGGAGTCTACAAAAGCCACCATGTGA
- the LOC127105996 gene encoding uncharacterized protein LOC127105996 isoform X36, translating into MVKSHSNKLKMAPTLALQFLSLALFFFTNGQGIRDIKTDLQDHNYKTIGEVKQSNPNYKTIDEAKQSSYNYKIIDEVKQPNYKIANEVKKLNYNYKTADEAKQPSYIYKIADEAKQPSYIYKIADEAKQSNYVYNTVDEDKHPSYIYKTADEAKQPSYIYKTADEAKQPSYIYKTSDEAKQPSYTYKTADEAKQPSYIYKTADEAKQPTYIYKTADEAKQPSYIYKTANEIEQPSYTYKTIDEPKQPSYTYKTADEAKQPGYIYKTADEAKQPSYIYKTSDEAKQPSYTYKTADEAKQPSYIYKTADEAKQPSYIYKTADEAKQPSYIYKTANEIEQPSYTYKTIDEPKQPSYIYKTADEAKQPSYIYKTANEIEQPSYTYKTIDEPKQPSYIYKTADEAKQPSYIYKTADEAKQPNYIYKTANETEQPSYTYNTIDEAKQPSYIYKTADEVKQPSYIYKTTDKTKQPNYIYKTTDETKQLNYNYKTVDETKQSNYNHKTVDEAKQPSYIYKTVGEAKQSNYYYKTTDEAKQPNYIYKTVDDAKQPNYIYKTVDQSKQPIYIYKTSYEAKQPSYIYKTTDEDKQPSYIYKITDKAKQPSYIYKTNDEAKHPSYIYKTYKTTSEAKHPSYNYKSINEAKHPNYHYKTTSEAKQPSYNYKTTNEAKQPSYNYKTTDEAKQLSYNYKTTDEAKQPSYNYKTIDDAKQPNYNYKTTDEVKQPNYNYETTDEVKHPSYNYKTTDETKHPNYNYKTIDEVKQLNYIYKTTDEAKQTNYNYKTTDEGKQLNYHYKANTYDPKDPFSSNSKDPTSINFDHAEAFKIGFFNLDDLYVGNVMTLQFQVQEVPDFLPREEADSIPLSISQLPNVLQLLSLREDSPQAKSMRETLEQCEAEAIAGETKICANSVESMYEFVDTIIGSKTKHTVLTTNNPSPSAIPLQKYTILKISRDIDAPKWVSCHPQSYPYAIYYCHYIATRTRVFKVSLVGDENGDKMEALGMCHLDTSDWNPNYMVFKKLGVKPGKNTPVCHFFPINHLLWLPLESTKATM; encoded by the exons AATGGACAAGGTATCAGAGACATAAAGACAGATCTGCAAGATCATAATTATAAGACTATCGGTGAAGTCAAACAGTCCAATCCTAATTATAAGACTATCGATGAAGCCAAACAGTCCAGTTACAACTACAAGATTATCGATGAAGTCAAACAACCCAACTACAAGATTGCCAATGAAGTCAAAAAACTCAATTACAACTACAAGACCGCCGATGAAGCCAAACAGCCCAGTTACATCTACAAGATCGCCGATGAAGCCAAACAGCCCAGTTACATCTACAAGATCGCCGATGAGGCCAAACAGTCCAATTACGTCTACAACACCGTTGATGAGGACAAACACCCCAGCTACATATACAAGACCGCCGATGAAGCCAAACAACCCAGTTACATCTACAAGACCGCCGATGAGGCCAAACAACCCAGTTACATCTACAAGACTTCTGATGAGGCCAAACAACCCAGTTACACCTACAAGACCGCCGATGAGGCCAAACAACCTAGTTACATCTACAAGACTGCCGATGAGGCCAAACAACCCACTTACATCTACAAGACCGCCGATGAGGCCAAACAACCCAGTTACATCTACAAGACCGCTAACGAGATAGAACAACCAAGTTACACCTACAAGACCATCGATGAGCCCAAACAACCCAGTTACACCTACAAGACCGCCGATGAGGCCAAACAACCCGGTTACATCTACAAGACCGCCGATGAGGCCAAACAACCCAGTTACATCTACAAGACTTCTGATGAGGCCAAACAACCCAGTTACAC CTACAAGACCGCCGATGAGGCCAAACAACCCAGTTACAT CTACAAGACCGCCGATGAGGCCAAACAAC CCAGTTACATCTACAAGACCGCCGATGAGGCCAAACAACCCAGTTACATCTACAAGACCGCTAACGAGATAGAACAACCAAGTTACACCTACAAGACCATCGATGAGCCCAAACAACCCAGTTACATCTACAAGACCGCCGATGAGGCCAAACAACCCAGTTACATCTACAAGACCGCTAACGAGATAGAACAACCAAGTTACACCTACAAGACCATCGATGAGCCCAAACAACCCAGTTACATCTACAAGACCGCTGATGAGGCCAAACAACCCAGTTACATCTACAAGACCGCCGATGAGGCCAAACAACCCAATTACATCTACAAGACCGCCAACGAGACAGAACAACCAAGTTACACCTACAACACCATCGATGAGGCTAAACAACCCAGTTACATATACAAGACTGCTGATGAGGTCAAACAACCCAGTTACATCTATAAGACCACTGATAAGACCAAACAACCCAATTACATCTACAAGACCACCGATGAAACCAAACAACTCAATTACAACTACAAGACTGTCGATGAAACCAAACAGTCCAATTACAACCATAAGACTGTCGATGAGGCCAAACAACCCAGTTACATCTACAAGACCGTCGGTGAAGCCAAACAGTCAAATTACTACTATAAGACTACCGATGAAGCCAAACAGCCTAATTACATCTACAAGACCGTCGATGACGCCAAACAACCCAATTACATCTACAAAACCGTCGATCAGTCCAAACAACCCATTTACATCTACAAGACCTCATATGAGGCCAAACAGCCTAGTTACATCTACAAGACCACTGATGAGGACAAACAACCCAGTTACATCTATAAGATCACCGATAAGGCCAAACAACCCAGTTACATCTACAAGACCAACGATGAGGCCAAACATCCCAGTTACATTTACAAGACCTATAAGACCACCAGTGAAGCCAAACACCCCAGCTACAACTACAAGAGCATCAACGAAGCCAAACACCCCAACTACCACTACAAGACCACCAGTGAAGCCAAACAACCCAGCTACAACTACAAGACCACCAATGAAGCCAAACAACCCAGCTACAACTACAAGACCACCGATGAAGCCAAACAACTCAGCTACAACTACAAGACCACCGATGAAGCCAAACAACCCAGCTACAACTACAAGACCATTGATGATGCCAAACAACCAAACTACAACTACAAGACCACCGATGAAGTCAAACAACCCAACTACAACTACGAGACCACCGATGAAGTCAAACATCCCAGTTACAACTACAAGACCACCGATGAAACCAAACACCCCAATTACAACTACAAGACCATCGATGAAGTCAAGCAGCTCAATTACATCTACAAGACTACCGATGAAGCCAAACAAACCAATTATAATTATAAGACTACTGATGAAGGCAAACAACTTAATTATCATTACAAGGCTAATACCTATGATCCAAAAGACCCTTTTTCTTCCAACTCAAAAGATCCTACTTCAATTAACTTTGATCATGCAGAAGCTTTTAAGATAGGATTTTTCAATTTGGATGATCTTTATGTTGGAAATGTGATGACCCTCCAATTTCAAGTCCAAGAGGTTCCTGATTTCCTTCCAAGAGAAGAGGCTGACTCAATTCCTCTCTCAATTTCACAACTCCCAAATGTTCTCCAACTCTTATCACTCCGTGAAGATTCTCCTCAAGCAAAATCAATGAGAGAAACACTTGAGCAATGTGAAGCAGAAGCAATAGCAGGGGAGACTAAGATATGCGCCAACTCTGTAGAGTCCATGTATGAATTTGTTGACACAATAATTGGTTCAAAAACCAAACATACTGTTCTTACTACCAATAACCCATCCCCCTCAGCCATCCCTCTTCAGAAATACACCATTTTAAAAATATCACGTGACATTGATGCTCCTAAATGGGTATCTTGCCATCCCCAATCATATCCATATGCCATTTACTATTGCCACTACATAGCTACAAGAACTAGAGTGTTCAAGGTCTCACTGGTTGGTGATGAGAATGGAGATAAAATGGAAGCTTTGGGCATGTGCCATTTGGATACATCTGATTGGAACCCAAATTATATGGTATTCAAGAAATTAGGAGTCAAGCCAGGAAAGAATACACCAGTGTGTCACTTCTTTCCTATAAATCATCTTTTGTGGCTTCCGTTGGAGTCTACAAAAGCCACCATGTGA